One window of Cryobacterium arcticum genomic DNA carries:
- a CDS encoding glycosyltransferase encodes MTRTPAARTVAVVVAYNRRDLLIEVLDALATQTVPVDAVVVVDNASTDDTAALVRDRFGYADLVSVSRNTGGAGGFAIGAARAVMRQHADLVWLMDDDTVPTPTALEALIGSVGDDPLVTIAGSRVVWTDGQDHPMNTPRVKPFVGSRERAAATAREALPVRSSSFVSMLVRADAVRRHGLPIADYFIWNDDFEFSTRILRRSRGLFVPASVVVHKTVKLGATDIDPGERFYYEVRNKVWLLRLARGLSPAEKVLYAGSTVRRWARTFRASANRPVLVSGLRRGLRDGFRSRPRPNTVALAGLGEASDDVAACEAGVARA; translated from the coding sequence ATGACCCGAACGCCGGCGGCTCGCACCGTCGCGGTCGTGGTGGCGTACAACCGGCGTGACCTGCTCATCGAGGTACTCGACGCCCTCGCCACGCAGACCGTTCCGGTCGACGCGGTCGTGGTGGTCGACAACGCCTCAACGGATGACACCGCCGCGCTCGTGCGGGACCGGTTCGGGTACGCCGACCTCGTGTCGGTGTCCCGCAACACCGGCGGCGCCGGCGGCTTCGCGATCGGTGCGGCCCGGGCCGTGATGCGCCAGCACGCCGACCTCGTCTGGCTGATGGACGACGACACCGTGCCCACCCCGACGGCCCTCGAGGCCCTCATCGGCAGTGTCGGCGACGACCCCCTGGTCACCATCGCGGGCTCCAGAGTCGTCTGGACCGACGGCCAGGACCACCCGATGAACACTCCACGGGTCAAGCCGTTCGTCGGGTCGCGCGAACGCGCCGCCGCGACCGCACGGGAGGCGCTTCCGGTGCGGAGCTCGTCGTTCGTGTCGATGCTCGTCCGCGCGGACGCGGTGCGCCGGCACGGCCTGCCGATCGCCGACTACTTCATCTGGAACGACGACTTCGAATTCTCCACGCGCATCCTGCGCCGCAGCCGGGGCCTGTTCGTGCCCGCCAGCGTCGTCGTGCACAAGACTGTGAAGCTCGGCGCGACCGACATCGACCCGGGCGAGCGCTTCTACTACGAGGTGCGCAACAAGGTGTGGCTGCTGCGCTTGGCCCGGGGCTTGAGCCCGGCCGAGAAGGTGCTCTACGCCGGATCGACCGTGCGCCGGTGGGCGCGCACCTTCCGCGCCTCCGCCAACCGCCCGGTCCTGGTGTCTGGCCTCCGCCGCGGCCTCCGCGACGGATTCCGCAGCCGCCCGCGGCCCAACACTGTGGCGCTGGCCGGTCTGGGCGAGGCCTCCGACGACGTCGCCGCCTGCGAAGCCGGGGTGGCCCGGGCATGA
- a CDS encoding ABC transporter ATP-binding protein, whose product MPKTSNAQAEAQPRLAIIASDLSKTFLLRHTHSLKESVIAALRRKPISSSFNALDDVSFRINTGESVALLGFNGSGKSTLLKLISGVLRPDRGEVLTRGRVAGLIEVGAGFHPDLSGRENIYLNAAILGMSQKEIDARFDDIVEFSEIAKFIDTEVKHYSSGMFLRLAFSVAIHTEVDILLVDEILSVGDEPFQRKCLAKIRQLHAEGRTLVVVSHDLGMVADLCERGILIDKGRVVFDGESHEAVARMRAQ is encoded by the coding sequence TTGCCCAAGACCTCTAACGCCCAGGCCGAGGCGCAACCGCGCCTGGCGATCATCGCCTCAGACCTGAGTAAGACCTTCCTGCTCCGGCACACCCACTCCCTCAAGGAATCGGTCATCGCGGCGCTCCGCCGCAAGCCCATCTCCTCGAGCTTCAACGCCCTCGACGACGTGAGCTTCCGGATCAACACCGGCGAGTCCGTCGCGCTGCTCGGCTTCAACGGGTCGGGCAAGTCCACCCTGCTCAAGCTGATCTCCGGCGTTCTGCGCCCCGACCGCGGCGAGGTCCTCACCCGCGGCCGCGTCGCGGGCCTCATCGAGGTGGGCGCCGGGTTCCACCCCGACCTGTCCGGCCGGGAGAACATCTACCTCAACGCCGCCATCCTGGGCATGTCCCAGAAGGAGATCGACGCGCGCTTCGACGACATCGTCGAGTTCAGCGAGATCGCCAAGTTCATCGACACCGAGGTCAAGCACTACTCCTCCGGCATGTTCCTGCGGCTGGCGTTCTCCGTCGCGATCCACACCGAGGTCGACATCCTCCTCGTCGACGAGATCCTCTCGGTGGGTGACGAACCCTTCCAGCGCAAGTGCCTGGCCAAGATCCGCCAGCTGCACGCCGAGGGACGCACCCTCGTCGTGGTCAGCCACGACCTCGGCATGGTCGCCGACCTGTGCGAGCGCGGCATCCTGATCGACAAAGGCCGCGTCGTCTTCGACGGCGAATCGCACGAGGCCGTCGCGCGCATGCGCGCCCAGTAG
- a CDS encoding O-antigen ligase family protein: MRDQSRPRHIPAAVSAAFSSPRFSATLTHLILGLAFATHLVRSLMGWPGLLGALICLVLLAAASMIARRHSIEWHGLLPVSILVFLVWCALSVLWSEYPLRTLSGVGYQLAFAFLAIYVALVRDTIQIVRATGDVLRVLLGLSIALEVLSGLLLDLPITFLGVQGNIALLGPIQGIFGSRNVLGLVSLIAAISFIIELRSRSVRPGRAAWSIALAVLGLILTHSPVFVVVASAVGIAALALYWLRRTPAENRWLLQLSLLGAAVLTALVVFVARAGIISQLNAGSEFETRSSLWREMWRLVDLHPLEGWGWTGIWPEKISPYGWLDFVTNSQHASALNAFLDVYFQVGLVGFLSFVTLVILAFVRSWLLASNKRPVVYVWSPLVLVVLLVTSAAESTVLVEYGWVLLLICSVKAAQGQSWRRLLGPSLRNSLDG, encoded by the coding sequence ATGAGGGACCAGTCCCGGCCCCGCCACATCCCCGCCGCGGTCTCCGCGGCCTTCTCATCGCCGCGGTTCAGCGCGACGCTCACCCACCTGATCCTGGGCCTGGCCTTCGCCACGCACCTGGTACGCAGCCTGATGGGGTGGCCGGGGCTCCTGGGCGCGCTGATCTGCTTGGTGCTCCTGGCCGCGGCATCCATGATCGCCCGGCGGCACAGCATCGAGTGGCACGGCCTGCTGCCGGTGTCGATCCTGGTGTTCCTGGTCTGGTGTGCCCTGTCGGTGCTGTGGAGCGAGTATCCCCTGCGCACGCTCAGCGGCGTCGGCTACCAGCTGGCCTTCGCATTCCTGGCCATCTATGTGGCCCTGGTGCGCGACACCATCCAGATCGTCCGCGCCACCGGAGACGTCCTCCGGGTGCTCCTGGGGCTGTCGATCGCCCTCGAGGTGCTCTCCGGGCTCCTGCTCGACCTCCCGATCACCTTCCTCGGCGTGCAGGGCAACATCGCCCTGCTCGGCCCGATCCAGGGCATCTTCGGTTCCCGCAACGTTCTCGGCCTGGTCTCCCTGATCGCCGCGATCAGCTTCATCATCGAGCTGCGCTCCCGCTCGGTGCGTCCAGGCCGCGCCGCCTGGTCGATCGCCCTCGCGGTGCTCGGCCTGATCCTCACCCACTCCCCCGTCTTCGTGGTCGTCGCCAGCGCCGTGGGTATCGCCGCCCTTGCGCTGTACTGGCTGCGGCGCACGCCGGCCGAGAACCGCTGGCTCCTGCAGCTGAGCCTGCTCGGCGCCGCGGTGCTCACGGCCCTGGTCGTCTTCGTCGCCCGGGCCGGCATCATCAGCCAGTTGAACGCCGGCAGCGAGTTCGAAACCCGCTCGTCGCTCTGGCGCGAGATGTGGCGCCTGGTGGACCTGCATCCGCTCGAGGGCTGGGGCTGGACGGGCATCTGGCCGGAGAAGATCAGCCCGTACGGCTGGCTGGACTTCGTCACGAACAGCCAGCACGCGTCAGCCCTCAACGCCTTCCTCGACGTATACTTCCAAGTCGGCCTCGTGGGATTCCTGTCCTTCGTGACGCTCGTGATCCTGGCCTTCGTGCGCTCCTGGCTGCTCGCCTCGAACAAACGGCCCGTCGTGTACGTCTGGTCGCCACTCGTTCTGGTGGTGCTGCTCGTCACCTCCGCGGCCGAGAGCACGGTCCTGGTGGAGTACGGCTGGGTGCTGCTGTTGATCTGTTCGGTGAAGGCCGCGCAGGGGCAGAGCTGGCGGCGGTTACTGGGGCCGAGCCTGCGTAACAGCCTGGACGGCTAG
- a CDS encoding glycosyltransferase codes for MSTPIVLQKVIFPSSSDPDVAPLYVDPDEWTQIVTPGAVTGRGRGAASDESTLQPLRLTHHNVTPMLDGRRGLKPGLDKRVSLGTYFNAFPASYWRRWTKLTGVRLSISTTGPGDIIVYRSNARGVIQVVDSAHVEEAGTVDFDLGFDYFIDGGWYWFDLVSRGEDFALTSAEWQAPPSDEPVGPERTLTIAITTLNRTAYCLELLATIATDADVLAGLDQILVVDQGTDKIREHARYAEVDAALGGRLRVIDQVNAGGSGGFSRGMLETVAAGTSDYVMLLDDDVVVEPESIRRALAFARLCTDPTIVGGHMFDMFDKTKLHAFAESIDTWNFMWGPITPSRHDFTAMNLRQTTWLHQRNDVAYNGWWMSLIPIEIIREVGLSLPVFIKWDDAEFSLRASEHGYSTVSLPGAAVWHVSWVDKDDSRDWQAFYHARNRLVAALLHSPHAKGGRLTISNLASDVRHLLTMDYYTVKLRQLAYESVMAGPDALHGELTTRLPAIRALAGDYPESALIKDLGRFGRFPMTNLVGSDEPRPSGRQLYSFLIKSFVRHGLKKPHPQASVRPDTHLPRTAPWWTVPSMDSVVITNAEGSGVTWHIRDRGMFRSLLWSSLTQNLRFRRRWSTLSETYRSREHDLTSLESWTSTLGLGPVVPASVPAADTAPVPAESTRE; via the coding sequence ATGTCCACCCCCATCGTTCTGCAAAAAGTGATCTTCCCGTCGTCGTCCGACCCCGACGTCGCGCCGCTCTACGTCGACCCCGACGAGTGGACCCAGATCGTCACCCCTGGCGCCGTCACCGGCCGCGGCCGCGGCGCCGCATCCGACGAGTCGACGCTGCAGCCGTTGCGCCTCACCCACCACAACGTCACGCCCATGCTCGACGGCCGTCGGGGCCTCAAGCCCGGCCTCGACAAGCGGGTCTCGCTGGGCACCTACTTCAACGCGTTCCCCGCCAGCTACTGGCGTCGCTGGACCAAGCTCACCGGCGTGCGCTTGAGCATCTCCACCACGGGCCCCGGTGACATCATCGTCTACCGCTCCAACGCACGTGGTGTGATCCAGGTGGTCGACTCCGCTCACGTAGAGGAGGCCGGCACGGTGGACTTCGACCTCGGCTTCGACTACTTCATCGACGGCGGCTGGTACTGGTTCGACCTGGTCTCGCGCGGCGAGGACTTCGCCCTCACCAGCGCCGAATGGCAGGCACCGCCCTCCGACGAGCCGGTCGGCCCGGAGCGCACCCTCACCATCGCGATCACCACACTCAACCGCACCGCCTACTGCCTCGAGCTGCTGGCCACCATCGCCACCGACGCGGACGTCTTGGCCGGACTCGACCAGATCCTCGTGGTCGACCAGGGCACGGACAAGATCCGCGAACACGCCCGGTACGCCGAGGTGGACGCCGCACTCGGCGGACGCCTGCGCGTCATCGACCAGGTCAACGCGGGCGGCTCCGGCGGGTTCTCCCGCGGGATGCTCGAGACCGTCGCGGCCGGAACCAGCGACTACGTGATGCTGCTGGACGACGACGTGGTCGTCGAGCCCGAGAGCATCCGCCGCGCCCTGGCCTTCGCCCGTCTGTGCACCGACCCGACCATCGTCGGCGGTCACATGTTCGACATGTTCGACAAGACCAAGCTGCACGCCTTCGCCGAGTCCATCGACACGTGGAACTTCATGTGGGGCCCGATCACGCCGTCGCGGCACGACTTCACCGCCATGAACCTGCGCCAGACCACCTGGCTGCACCAGCGCAACGACGTCGCCTACAACGGCTGGTGGATGAGCCTCATCCCGATCGAGATCATCCGTGAGGTCGGCCTGTCGCTTCCCGTGTTCATCAAGTGGGACGATGCCGAGTTCTCCCTGCGCGCCTCCGAGCACGGCTATTCCACCGTCAGCCTGCCCGGCGCGGCCGTATGGCACGTGTCCTGGGTCGACAAGGACGACTCCAGGGACTGGCAGGCGTTCTACCACGCCCGTAACCGTCTCGTCGCGGCCCTGCTGCACTCCCCGCATGCCAAGGGCGGGCGCCTGACCATCAGCAACCTGGCCTCCGACGTGCGGCACCTGCTGACCATGGACTACTACACGGTCAAGCTGCGCCAGCTGGCCTACGAGAGCGTCATGGCCGGACCGGACGCCCTGCACGGCGAGCTGACCACCCGGCTTCCCGCCATCCGCGCCCTGGCCGGCGACTACCCCGAATCGGCCCTCATCAAGGACCTCGGCCGCTTCGGCCGGTTCCCGATGACCAATCTCGTCGGCAGCGACGAGCCGCGCCCGAGCGGTCGCCAGCTCTACTCGTTCCTGATCAAGAGCTTCGTGCGGCACGGCCTCAAGAAGCCGCACCCGCAGGCCAGCGTCCGCCCGGACACCCACCTGCCCCGCACGGCGCCGTGGTGGACCGTGCCGAGCATGGACAGCGTGGTCATCACCAACGCCGAGGGATCAGGCGTGACCTGGCACATCCGCGACCGCGGCATGTTCCGGTCGCTGCTCTGGTCGAGCCTGACCCAGAACCTGCGCTTCCGCCGCCGGTGGAGCACGCTGAGTGAGACGTACCGCTCGCGTGAGCACGACCTCACGTCGCTGGAGTCCTGGACGTCGACGCTCGGACTCGGCCCGGTCGTCCCCGCGTCCGTTCCGGCAGCCGACACCGCTCCGGTTCCCGCCGAAAGCACCCGCGAATAG
- a CDS encoding SRPBCC family protein — MAVNYRTMQCSPESVFAVLADGWLYPGWVVGASRMRDVDATWPATGSTIHHSVGVWPAVLDDTTSMLEWDPPRHALLQARGWPIGEAQVAVDVRPQGDGCRVRITEDATAGPGRFVPLFLRDAAISVRNTETLRRLAYLAEGGAGSPQ, encoded by the coding sequence GTGGCCGTGAACTACCGAACCATGCAGTGCTCCCCCGAGAGCGTCTTCGCGGTGCTCGCCGACGGCTGGCTCTACCCGGGCTGGGTGGTCGGCGCCTCCCGCATGCGGGACGTCGACGCGACCTGGCCGGCCACGGGCAGCACCATCCATCACTCCGTCGGCGTCTGGCCCGCCGTGCTCGACGACACCACGTCGATGCTGGAGTGGGACCCGCCCCGGCATGCGTTGCTCCAGGCGCGGGGCTGGCCGATCGGCGAAGCCCAGGTGGCCGTCGACGTGCGGCCGCAGGGCGACGGATGCCGCGTTCGCATCACCGAGGACGCCACCGCCGGACCCGGCCGGTTCGTGCCGCTGTTCCTGCGCGATGCGGCCATCTCGGTGCGCAACACGGAGACCCTGCGCCGCCTCGCCTACCTGGCCGAGGGCGGCGCCGGCTCCCCGCAATAA
- a CDS encoding ABC transporter permease, producing the protein MTQIAPVPDLDGFVRPGQGAGLIDVFRRRYLLSLLVRKEVQVRYRGSVLGWMWSYVKPITQFLVFFVALGVFLQLNGSIPNYPVYLFSGLVVINLFSEAFSNGTKSLVDNAPLIKKIYLPRELFPVSSTLVAFINFLPQALVLAVVCVLTGWHPNLVQVLGILLGVLIIVLLAMGLSLFFGSINVSFRDAQNFVELILLVATWASPVLYQWTMVEKILPDWLMVIYQLNPVTAAVELLHAGFWYPTTEGQIPMPTGLWFYGLCALVTASVLLVVGQLVFRRLERRFAQDL; encoded by the coding sequence GTGACGCAAATCGCTCCAGTACCCGACCTCGACGGGTTCGTCCGGCCAGGTCAAGGGGCGGGACTGATCGACGTATTCCGCCGGCGGTACCTGCTGTCCCTGCTCGTGCGCAAAGAAGTGCAGGTGCGCTACCGCGGTTCGGTGCTGGGCTGGATGTGGTCCTACGTCAAGCCGATCACGCAGTTCCTGGTGTTCTTCGTGGCCCTCGGCGTGTTCCTGCAGCTCAACGGCAGTATCCCGAACTACCCCGTGTACCTGTTCTCGGGGCTCGTGGTGATCAACCTGTTCAGCGAGGCGTTCAGCAACGGCACCAAGTCCCTCGTCGACAACGCGCCCCTGATCAAGAAGATCTACCTGCCCCGGGAGCTGTTCCCGGTGTCGTCCACGCTTGTGGCCTTCATCAACTTCCTCCCCCAGGCCCTGGTGCTCGCGGTGGTCTGCGTGCTCACCGGCTGGCACCCGAATCTGGTGCAGGTGCTGGGCATCCTGCTCGGTGTCCTCATCATCGTGCTCCTGGCGATGGGGCTCAGCCTGTTCTTCGGCTCCATCAACGTCTCTTTCCGCGATGCGCAGAACTTCGTCGAACTGATCCTGCTCGTCGCGACCTGGGCCTCCCCCGTGCTGTACCAGTGGACGATGGTCGAGAAGATCCTGCCGGACTGGCTCATGGTGATCTACCAGCTCAACCCGGTCACGGCCGCGGTCGAGTTGTTGCACGCCGGCTTCTGGTACCCGACGACCGAGGGCCAGATCCCGATGCCGACCGGCCTGTGGTTCTACGGCCTCTGCGCACTGGTCACGGCGAGCGTCCTGCTCGTCGTCGGGCAGCTCGTCTTCCGCCGATTGGAGCGCCGCTTTGCCCAAGACCTCTAA
- a CDS encoding rhodanese-like domain-containing protein, translating into MTDISVTELAALADPVVVDVREPYEFDAAHAHGAQLIPLGELRERLAEVPRNVPVYVICAAGGRSAQGAAFLAQRGVDAVNVTGGMTAWQQAGLPTISDGVSA; encoded by the coding sequence ATGACCGACATCTCGGTGACCGAACTCGCAGCACTGGCCGACCCCGTCGTGGTCGACGTGCGCGAACCGTACGAATTCGACGCGGCGCATGCCCACGGCGCGCAGCTCATCCCGCTCGGCGAACTGCGCGAGCGCCTCGCCGAGGTGCCGCGCAACGTGCCCGTCTATGTGATCTGCGCCGCCGGCGGCCGCAGCGCGCAGGGCGCCGCGTTCCTCGCGCAGCGCGGAGTCGACGCCGTCAACGTCACCGGGGGCATGACGGCCTGGCAGCAGGCCGGCCTGCCCACGATCAGTGACGGGGTGAGCGCATGA
- a CDS encoding glycosyltransferase, translating to MTGTEFSLLLPVYAGDKAAYFAKAFASTVVDQSRRPSDVVIVQDGPIGTDLAAAVAAATAASPVPVNHVRLPANVGLARALETGLGHCAHDVVARMDADDISLPTRFELQLAVIEAGFDLVGTGMLEFDEAGRVLGKRIPPTDADDIVVSARFHDPFNHPTVVYRRSVVARAGGYRELPLMEDYWLFARMIQAGALVANLPDPLVMYRVDAGAYGRRGGLTLFRSEIALQRSLLKDRFVTRRQFIRNVLVRGGYRFVPVSLRRVAYRRFIVRNYANDPD from the coding sequence ATGACCGGCACCGAGTTCTCACTCCTGCTCCCGGTCTACGCCGGAGACAAGGCCGCCTACTTCGCCAAGGCGTTCGCCAGCACCGTGGTCGACCAGAGCCGGCGGCCCAGCGACGTCGTGATCGTGCAGGACGGACCCATCGGCACCGACCTGGCCGCCGCCGTGGCCGCCGCGACTGCCGCATCGCCCGTTCCGGTCAACCATGTGCGCCTGCCCGCCAACGTGGGCCTTGCCCGTGCGCTGGAAACCGGGCTCGGACACTGCGCCCACGATGTCGTCGCCCGGATGGACGCCGACGACATCTCGCTGCCGACCCGGTTCGAACTGCAGCTGGCCGTCATCGAGGCCGGCTTCGACCTGGTCGGCACCGGAATGCTGGAATTCGATGAGGCCGGCCGGGTGCTCGGCAAGCGGATCCCGCCCACCGACGCCGACGACATCGTCGTGTCCGCGCGCTTCCACGACCCCTTCAACCACCCCACGGTCGTGTACCGGCGCTCGGTCGTGGCGCGCGCCGGCGGCTACCGGGAACTTCCGCTGATGGAGGACTACTGGTTGTTCGCCCGGATGATCCAGGCCGGAGCGCTCGTGGCGAACCTGCCGGATCCACTGGTGATGTACCGGGTGGATGCGGGGGCGTACGGCCGCCGCGGTGGCCTCACCCTGTTCCGCAGCGAGATCGCCCTGCAGCGCAGCCTGCTCAAGGACCGTTTCGTCACCCGTCGCCAGTTCATCCGCAATGTGCTCGTGCGCGGCGGGTACCGTTTCGTCCCGGTGTCCCTCAGACGGGTGGCGTACCGCCGCTTCATCGTGAGAAATTACGCAAATGACCCCGACTGA
- the glf gene encoding UDP-galactopyranose mutase, whose product MTVDLVVVGSGFFGLTVAERAARELGLKVVVIDRRSHIGGNAYSAPEPETGIEVHQYGAHLFHTSNEPVWEYVNRFTKFTNYEHRVFTNFGGEVFPLPINLGTINQFFRAAYSPDEARALIKGQASEFATGESRNLEEKAISLIGRPLYEAFIRDYTAKQWQTSPTALPAEVISRLPVRYNYDNRYFNDTHEGLPVDGYTAWIERMADHPNIEVRLDTDFFDESQEYNKKSVVGRVPVVYTGPVDRYFDYQGGELTWRTLDFEQEVLNVGDYQGTPVMNYADSSVPYTRIHEFRHFHPERAEYPKDKTVIMREFSRAATRADEPYYPINTPEDRQSLQSYRALQAGEPDVFFGGRLGTYQYLDMHMAIGSALSMFENKLKPLLRGRTE is encoded by the coding sequence ATGACGGTTGACCTTGTAGTCGTCGGCTCCGGCTTCTTCGGCCTGACCGTGGCGGAACGTGCCGCCAGAGAACTCGGCCTCAAGGTTGTGGTGATCGACCGCCGCAGCCACATCGGCGGCAACGCCTACAGCGCCCCGGAGCCCGAAACCGGAATCGAGGTGCACCAGTACGGAGCGCACCTCTTCCACACCTCCAACGAGCCGGTCTGGGAGTACGTCAACCGCTTCACGAAGTTCACCAACTACGAGCACCGGGTCTTCACCAACTTCGGCGGCGAGGTTTTCCCGCTGCCGATCAACCTGGGCACCATCAACCAGTTCTTCCGCGCGGCCTATTCTCCCGACGAGGCGCGGGCCCTGATCAAGGGCCAGGCCAGCGAGTTCGCCACCGGCGAGTCCCGCAACCTCGAGGAGAAGGCGATCTCCCTGATCGGCCGACCGCTGTACGAAGCGTTCATCAGGGACTACACCGCCAAGCAGTGGCAGACCTCCCCGACGGCGCTGCCCGCCGAGGTCATCAGCCGGCTGCCCGTGCGTTACAACTACGACAACCGCTACTTCAACGACACCCACGAGGGCCTGCCCGTCGACGGGTACACGGCCTGGATCGAGCGGATGGCCGACCACCCGAACATCGAGGTCCGCCTGGACACCGACTTCTTCGACGAGTCCCAGGAATACAACAAGAAGTCCGTCGTCGGCCGGGTACCCGTGGTCTACACCGGACCCGTCGACCGCTACTTCGACTACCAGGGCGGCGAGCTCACCTGGCGCACCCTGGACTTCGAACAGGAAGTGCTGAACGTCGGCGACTACCAGGGCACCCCGGTGATGAACTACGCCGACTCCTCCGTGCCGTACACCCGGATCCACGAATTCCGCCACTTCCACCCGGAGCGCGCTGAATACCCGAAGGACAAGACCGTGATCATGCGGGAATTCTCCCGCGCCGCGACCCGGGCCGACGAGCCCTACTACCCCATCAACACCCCGGAGGACCGGCAGAGCCTGCAGTCCTACCGCGCCCTCCAGGCGGGCGAGCCCGACGTCTTCTTCGGCGGCCGGCTGGGTACCTACCAATACCTCGACATGCACATGGCCATCGGTTCTGCGCTCTCCATGTTCGAGAACAAGCTCAAGCCGCTCCTTCGCGGGCGCACCGAATAG
- a CDS encoding O-antigen ligase family protein, producing the protein MPVVQSRLTVRLFATLVFFTVLAGQAWRNLLGWWGFGAIAVVVLVGSVGYLLSIRREWTWRGFPKSLAAFLLLATLSLAWSAYPGAGAIGVTLQWATTIAGLFLALCLSWTELLRTLGVALKLILGLSVVFEFIVAVFIGHPVLPFWVEYSGKIPAAFYWSRALLLEGGPIEGIVASRNLLGFIALLALIVFAVQLVGGTVTRWRGIFWVAVALVMLWLTRSATVSVALVAVAVALLFALWARRLPPLGRRPLYVTAAAALAAAVVGLVAFSSTLLSLLGKSEDLTGRFDIWSRVIGLAGERPVVGWGWVSYWAPWVEPFNGLAVRKGVQYLQAHNAWLDVWLQLGILGLIVFAALTLSTLWRAWFLAVDRPRLGVADTEPFSVVSLLPLLLTVALLAQSLAESRILVESGWVLLVILAVTTKRPGADAELLGVGRR; encoded by the coding sequence ATGCCCGTCGTGCAGAGCCGTCTCACCGTTCGCCTCTTCGCGACCCTGGTGTTCTTCACCGTGTTGGCCGGCCAGGCCTGGCGCAACCTGCTCGGCTGGTGGGGATTCGGCGCCATCGCCGTGGTCGTCCTCGTAGGCAGCGTCGGCTACCTCCTGTCCATCCGGCGGGAGTGGACCTGGCGGGGCTTCCCGAAATCCCTGGCCGCGTTCCTGTTGCTGGCGACCCTGTCTCTGGCCTGGTCGGCGTATCCAGGCGCAGGGGCCATCGGGGTGACCCTGCAGTGGGCGACCACCATCGCCGGGCTGTTCCTCGCCCTGTGCCTGAGCTGGACCGAGTTGCTGCGTACCCTCGGCGTGGCCCTCAAGCTGATCCTCGGCCTGTCCGTCGTCTTCGAGTTCATCGTGGCCGTGTTCATCGGGCATCCGGTGCTGCCGTTCTGGGTCGAGTACAGCGGCAAGATCCCCGCCGCGTTCTACTGGTCGCGGGCGCTGCTGCTCGAGGGCGGCCCGATCGAGGGCATCGTGGCCAGCCGCAACCTGCTGGGCTTCATCGCTCTGCTGGCGTTGATCGTCTTCGCCGTGCAGCTGGTCGGCGGCACCGTGACGCGCTGGCGCGGCATCTTCTGGGTGGCCGTGGCGCTGGTGATGCTCTGGCTGACCCGGTCGGCCACCGTGTCCGTCGCCCTCGTCGCCGTCGCCGTCGCGCTGCTCTTCGCCCTGTGGGCACGCCGGCTGCCGCCGCTGGGCCGCCGCCCGCTCTACGTCACGGCGGCGGCGGCGCTGGCCGCGGCCGTCGTCGGGCTCGTCGCCTTCTCCTCGACCCTGCTCTCTCTGCTCGGCAAGAGCGAGGACCTCACCGGACGATTCGACATCTGGTCCCGGGTCATCGGCCTCGCCGGCGAGCGGCCGGTCGTCGGCTGGGGTTGGGTGAGCTACTGGGCGCCGTGGGTGGAGCCGTTCAACGGCCTGGCGGTGCGGAAGGGCGTGCAATACCTGCAGGCCCACAACGCCTGGCTGGACGTTTGGCTGCAGCTGGGCATCCTGGGCCTGATCGTCTTCGCCGCGCTGACCCTGTCGACCCTGTGGCGGGCCTGGTTCCTCGCCGTCGACCGGCCGCGCCTCGGCGTCGCCGACACCGAACCGTTCTCCGTCGTCTCGCTGCTGCCGCTTCTGCTCACGGTCGCCCTCCTCGCGCAAAGCCTGGCGGAGAGCCGCATCCTGGTCGAGTCCGGCTGGGTGCTGCTCGTGATCCTCGCCGTGACCACCAAACGCCCCGGCGCAGACGCCGAGCTTCTGGGCGTGGGCCGGCGATGA
- a CDS encoding metal-sensitive transcriptional regulator yields the protein MSTPVVTDDQRAANQKKVLNRLRRAQGQLSAVITAVEAGGSCKDVVTQLAAVSSALDRAGFTIVSSAMRDCIAEPDNAESLTVDELEKLFLALA from the coding sequence ATGAGCACCCCCGTCGTGACCGACGACCAGCGCGCCGCGAACCAGAAGAAGGTGCTCAACCGGCTGCGCCGCGCCCAGGGACAGCTCAGCGCCGTCATCACGGCGGTCGAGGCCGGCGGCAGCTGCAAGGACGTGGTGACCCAGCTCGCCGCGGTCTCGAGCGCGCTGGACCGGGCCGGGTTCACCATCGTCTCGTCGGCGATGCGCGACTGCATCGCCGAACCCGACAACGCCGAATCGTTGACCGTCGACGAGCTGGAGAAGCTCTTCCTGGCCCTGGCCTGA